Below is a window of Leifsonia sp. NPDC080035 DNA.
GCGCCTACTATTCGCTCTACAACGCGCAGTTCGCGGCGCCCGCCGAAGAGGAGGCGTGAGCGGGGAGGCGCGAGTGGCCGTCAGAGGCGGGCGCCGACGGCCCGGATGCACCAGAACGCGCCGTACGCGATCAGCCCGAGGGCGATGAGCACCAGCAGGACAACGCCGTACGGCACCTGCGTGAGCGCCTTCAGGCTGCCGTCGAGGCCGCCGGCCTTCGACGGGTCGTAGGTGATCGCCCCCGTCACGACCAGCCCGCCGACGAGGAGCAGCGCGATTCCCTTCGCGATGTAGCCGACGCGCCCGAGCACCGTGATGACGCCCGCCAGCTGGTTGGGCGGCAGCCGCAGGTCCCGCTCGAAGCGGTGGGTAACGCCGTTGCGGATGAAGCCGACGCCGGTGCCGACGATGGCGAGGCCGATGATCGCCAGCACGAAGACGCCTCCCGGCATGCCGAGCAGCCGGCCGCTCAGTGAGCGTTCCGACGACGACGCATCGTGCCCGCCGCCGGAGGCGATGGAGACGGCGACGACCGCGAGCGCGGCGTAGACGACGCACTTGATGACCTCCAGTGCCCTGGTCCCCGCGCCGTGCGCGGTGACAGCCACGAGGATCTGCCACAGGGAAAGGGCGATCAGCCCGACGATGATCAGCCAGACGGCGAACAGGCCGCCGGGCACGGCGACGAGCGCCTGCAGCGCGCCGGACTGGTCGGCGTTGCCGCCGGAGCCGAACGCGACGGCGAGGGCGAGGCCGCCGATCAGGATGTGCAGGATGCCGATGGAGGCGAGCCCGACCCGCGCGAGGACGCGGACAGTCGTGCTGTTCTCGACGCGGGCGGCTGCCCGGGACGGGGAGGTCATGCCTGCACCGTACGCTTCAGCGGGCGGAATCGCGCCCCCGGGTCGGCCGCGGCTCCCACCCCATCCGAAACTCGGGTACCGTAGATAGTCGAGTCCGCTGCGCCATCGCGCGGCGGCGAGATCTGAATAGAGGAGGCCGGCATGGACATCGACCTCAGCGTCTTGCGTCTGATGGAGCGCGAGAAGGAGATCCCGTTCGACGAGCTGGTGCAGATCATCGAACAGGCCATCCTGACCGCCTATCTGAAGCACACCAACCAGGCCGACCACCGGCACGGGCACGGCGACACGCCGCCCGCCGCACGCGTGCACCTGGACCGCAAGACGGGGCATGTCACCGTCTACGTCCCCGAGCGGGACGAGGAGGGCAACGTCATCGGCGAGGCCGAGGACAGCCCGAGCGACTTCGGCCGCATCGCGGCGTTCGCGGCCAAGCAGGTGATCAACCAGCGGTTGCGCGACATCGCGGACGACGCGGTGCTCGGCGAGTTCCGCGGCCGCGAGGGCGACATCGTCGCCGGTGTCATCCAGCAGGGGCCGAACCCGCGGATGATCCACATCGATCTCGGCAGCGTGGAGGCCATCCTGCCCCCCGAGGAGCAGGTGCCGGGCGAGGAGTACACGCACGGGTCGCGCATCCGCGTGTACGTCACCAGCGTCGCGAAGGGGCCGAAGGGTCCGTCGATCACCGTGTCCCGCACCCACCCGGCGCTCGTGCGCAAGCTGTTCGCCCTCGAGGTGCCGGAGATCGCGAGCGGTGTCGTCGAGATCGTGTCGCTCGCCCGTGAGGCCGGTCACCGCACCAAGATCGCGGTGCGCGCGACGGAGCCGGGCGTGAACGCGAAGGGCGCCTGCATCGGAGAGCTCGGCCAGCGTGTCCGCGCGGTCACGGCGGAGCTCAACAACGAGAAGATCGACATCGTCGACTACTCGCCGGATCTTGCGACGTTCGTCTCCAGCGCCCTCTCGCCCGCCAAGGTGACGAGCGCCTTCATCATCGACGAGAATCTCAAGGCCGTGCGCGCGCTCGTCCCCGACTACCAGCTGTCGCTGGCGATCGGCAAGGAGGGCCAGAACGCCCGCCTCGCCGCGAAGCTCACCGGCGCGAAGATCGACATCCAGCCGGACTCCATCCTCGACCGCGACTAGGGCCGCGCGTCGGCAGGCCGACGAGCACAGGAAAAACGCTCCGAATCCTCGCGATTCGGAGCGTTCTTCCTGTGCCCGGCGGCCTAGCGCACGTAGGCGGCGAGGGCGCTCTGCACCGCGTCGCTGACCGAGCCGGTGCCGCCGACGAGGGTGATGTGGCGCGGGGCCAGGCGCTGCAGCGCGGATCCGATCGTCGACGGCACGGCGGTCGGCGTCGTCAGCAGGAGGGGGGCGCCCTGCGCTCCCGCCGCTGCGGCAGAGGACAGCGCATCCGCGAAGGTGGCGCCGGAGGCGACGAACGCGTTCGCGGGCCCGGCCCCGAACCGCGTGGCCACCGCGGCGCTGGTCGCGTAGCGGTCCCCGCCGCCGAGCCGCGTGACGGTGCCCGCCGTGTATCCCTTCAACGACGCGAGCACCGCGTCCGACACCGCGCCCGCGCCGCCGACGACCACGATCGAGGCCGGCTTCAGCCGCGCGAGCTCGGTCCCGACGACGGCGGGGATGCCGGACGCCGTCACCAGCAGGACCGGCGCTCCCGCCGTCCGTGCGGCCAGGGCTCCGGCCGAGAGCGCGTCGGGGAACAGATCGCCCGATGCGATGTACGCGACCGTGCCCGTCGCCGACGTCGCGCGGGAGATCGCCGCACTGGTCGCGTACCTGTCCGTCCCGGAGATCCGCGTCACGGTGCCCGTCGTGAAGCCGCGCAGAGCGGAGAGCACGCCGTCCGAGACCGCGCCGGTGCCGCCGAGGACGACGATGCGGCCGGGATGCAGCCGTGTCAGTTCGGTCTGGATGCTCGCCGGAACGGAGGTCGGGGTGACGAGGAGCATCGGGCCGCCCGCGCGGGCGGCTGCCGGGGAGCCGGACACGGCGTCGGCGAACTGCAGTCCGGACGCCACATAGGCCACCGGAGCGCCGGGCGGGAAGGACGCCGCGGAGACCGCGGCGCTGGTGGCGTGCCGGTCCGACCCGGCGAGGCGCGTCACCGTCTGGGCGCCGGCCGGGAGGGCGAAGGCGCGGAGCTTGCCGCCTCCATCGGGGAAGTAGAGGCGGCCGTTCGCCACGATCGGGCTCTGCCAGTGCAGTCCGGACGCGCCGGCCGGGTCGGTCCAGAGCTGCTTCCCCGTGGTCGGGTCGAGGGCGCGGACGCCGGACTTCGACAGGTAGTACAGCACCCCGCCCGCGACGATCGGCGTGGTGCCGCCCGTCGCGGAGGTCCAGACCGGGACGAGCGCGGGCTTCCCGCCCGTTCCCGCCTGCAGCTTGAGACCGGCGATCCCGTTGCCGTTGGCGACCAGGACCCAGGAGGTGCCGGTCGCCCGATCCACCCAGTTCGCCGGCTGCGTGAGGACCTGGCCGCCCTGCGGGACGGCGATGGACTGCAGCTCCCCTCCGAGCGCACCCGCGTGGCCCGTTCCGCTGAGGTTCGCGGTGTTCAGCAGCCGGATCTTCGCGTCCTTGCCGGACTGCACCGCCAGGTGCGGAACGGACGAGCCGGACGGGGCGGTCACCACCTGCGGCGCCGTGCTTCCGAGGTCGAGGTCCTGTTGGTCGAGCTGCTGCTGGTTCGTCGGCGTGTAGCTGTCGACGGGGCCGCCTCCGGCGCCCGTGCCGTCCGGGTTGATCGCCAGGACGCTGTCGCCCCAGTTGTGCGTCCCATCGAAGGTCGCGTTCCCGGTCGAGAACAGCACGCGGTTCGTGCCGGCGTCGTAGACGACGCTCGGGCGCGCCCACACCGCCGACTGCACCGTGGCGCAGTCCGTGGCCGGGGCGGGGGCGAAGTGCACGGTCAGGTTGCTGCACAGCGTATTGAACACGCGCTGCGCGCCCGTCCCCAGGTCGATCGTGGTCACGTGGCCCTGGTAGTCGCCGCGGTCGCCGGGGTAGCCGCCGTTCGACGCGTAGAGGTAGCTGTGGCCGCCGACCGTGGCGATCGTCAGGGCAGGCGACATCTTCTCGTCCCACGGCTTGGCCGTCGTCGTCTCCGGCCAGCCGCCAGAGCGCACCTCGGTCCCGGTGCCGATCGCGTACTTGTGCACCTTGCCGTCGAGCCCGTAGCTGTAGACCCAGGCGCCGCTCGGGTCGATCGCGGGGGAGGATGTCGTGAAGCAGGTGCTGGATCCGTTGTTGATCCTGCAGGACCCCGGTCCGTTCTGGTGGGACCAGACGCTCGCACCCGTCGCGGCGTCCAGGGCGACGATCCAGCCGTCCTTGGTGGTGACGAAGAGCAGATCCCTGGTGCCGCCCGCGGTGGCCACGGCCGGTTGCAGCACGGCCTGCCCGTCGGACACCCCGGGGAGCGTCGCCGTGAAGAGCGCCGAGAGCGAGCCGACCGTCGACGGGACCAGTTGCGTCTCGGCGTCGTTGACGCCCGTGTGGGAGGGCCCGTTGCCGAACTGCGTCCACGCGATCGTGGCGGCGGACGCGGGGGGAGGAGCCTCACCGAGCGGCACGAGCGCGACGGCGGCGATGGCGCCGATCGCGAGCACGGCGAGCCGGGAGTGCGTGCGGCGTGATCCCGCCGCGTGGCCCCCGGACGGATCCCGATCCGATGCAGACATGAGACCTCCCCGGACAGTGTGCGTCCGACGGGCACTCCTGCCTAGCCCCCAGGACCGATCGAACGACCGCGAGGGGCCGCCGTCACCCGCTAGCCTGGATGGAGCGCCGCGCCGCCGGTTCGGCGCTCGCGCGCCGGAGGGGTAAGATGGAAGCTGTCAGAACGTGCGTCGGATGCCGTTCTCGCGCTCCCCGGTCCTCACTTCTGAGGGTCGTCGTCCGGAATTCGGAACTCGTGGCGGATCCCTCCGCCACACTCCCCGGGCGGGGCGCGTGGCTGCATCCGGTCGACGGGTGTCTCGACATCGCCCTCAAACGCCGTGCCTTCGGGCGCGCGCTGCGGGTGGAGGGAACGCCCGACCCGACGGCCCTGAAGGGCCTACTTACGAGAACAGGCTGAAGAAGCAGTGACTTCACATGAGTGACAACCGATGAGCGGCTCGAAATGAGTGCCGTCCGCAACTAACGCCTGCCCTGTCCGGGGTGGGCCCCAGACAGGAGAATTGTGGCTGCAAAACCACGCGTACACGAGGTCGCGAGCGAGCTCGGCGTCGACACCAAGGTCGCGCTCGCGAAGCTCAAGGAGATGGGCGAGTTCGTCAAGGGACCGTCCTCGAGCATCGAGCCCCCGGTGGTGCGGAAGCTCCGCGCCGCCCTCGAGGCCGAAGGATTCACCGCCGACAAGGCGGGTGCGAAGGCGGAGGCGCCGAAGAGCGACGCCCCGCGTCCCGGCTCGCCGCGTCCAGCTGCCCCGGGCGCCCCGGCCGCTCAGAGCGGCTCGGCATCGCCGAAGCCGCAGGCGCCGATGTCGGTGGCCGAGCGTCAAGCCGCTGCCGAGAAGGCGGCGGCGGAGAAGGCCGCGGCTGAAAAGGCCGCAGCAGAGACGGCCGCGTCCGCGGCCAAGCCCGCGGAGAGCGCGAAGGGCGACGCGACCAAGCCGGCCGCCCCGCGTCCCGGCGGCGGGAGCATCCCGCGTCCCGGCGCGCCGCGTCCGGGCAACAACCCGTACTCGAGCAACCAGGGCATGGGCCAGCGGCCCAGCACCCCGCGTCCGGGCAACAACCCGTTCTCGAGCTCGCAGGGCATGGGCCAGCGCCCGTCGCCCGGCAACATCCCGCGTCCGGCCCCGCCGCGCCCGGGTTCGCCGCGCATCGGCGCCCCCGGCCAGGGCGGCAACCGCCCCGGTCAGCGTCAGGGTGGCGGCGGCGGTCGTCCCGGCTTCCAGCAGCGCCCCGGCGGCGCCGGTGGCGGCGGCGGTTTCCAGCGTCCCGGCGGCGCAGGGACCGGCGGCGGCTTCAGCGGTCCGCGTCCCGGTGGCGGCGGTGGCCGCGGTCGTGGACCGGGCGGCGGCACGGCCGGCGCGTTCGGCCGCGGTGGCGGCAAGTCCAAGGCTCGCAAGTCGAAGCGCGCGAAGCGCCAGGAATTCGAGATGCGGGAGGCCCCGTCGCTGGGCGGCGTGACGGTTCCCCGCGGCAACGGCGAGACCACCGTCCGGCTCCGCCGCGGCTCGTCCATCTCGGACTTCGCCGACAAGATCGACGCGAACCCCGCGTCGCTGGTCACCGTGCTCTTCCACCTGGGCGAGATGGCGACAGCGACAGAGTCCCTCGACGAGGCGACGTTCCAGATCCTCGGTGAGGAGCTGGGTTACAAGATCCAGGTCGTCTCCCCGGAGGACGAGGACCGCGAGCTGCTCGAGGGCTTCGACATCGACCTCGACGCCGAGCTGGAGGGCGAGTCCGACGAGGACCTCGAGATCCGGCCGCCGGTGGTCACCGTCATGGGTCACGTCGACCACGGTAAGACGCGACTGCTGGACGCGATCCGCAACGCGAACGTCGTCGCGGGCGAGGCCGGCGGCATCACCCAGCACATCGGTGCCTACCAGGTGTGGACAGAGCACGACGGCATCGAGCGCGCGATCACCTTCATCGACACCCCTGGTCACGAGGCGTTCACCGCCATGCGTGCCCGTGGTGCGCAGGTGACCGACATCGCGATCCTCGTGGTCGCCGCCGACGACGGCATCATGCCGCAGACGATCGAGGCGCTGAACCACGCACAGGCGGCCAATGTGCCGATCGTGGTCGCGGTGAACAAGATCGACAAGCCGGAGGCGAACCCCGCCAAGGTGCGTCAGCAGCTCACCGAGTTCGGCCTGGTTGCCGAGGAGTACGGCGGCGACGTGATGTTCGTCGACGTGTCCGC
It encodes the following:
- a CDS encoding YlxR family protein, whose product is MEAVRTCVGCRSRAPRSSLLRVVVRNSELVADPSATLPGRGAWLHPVDGCLDIALKRRAFGRALRVEGTPDPTALKGLLTRTG
- the nusA gene encoding transcription termination factor NusA yields the protein MDIDLSVLRLMEREKEIPFDELVQIIEQAILTAYLKHTNQADHRHGHGDTPPAARVHLDRKTGHVTVYVPERDEEGNVIGEAEDSPSDFGRIAAFAAKQVINQRLRDIADDAVLGEFRGREGDIVAGVIQQGPNPRMIHIDLGSVEAILPPEEQVPGEEYTHGSRIRVYVTSVAKGPKGPSITVSRTHPALVRKLFALEVPEIASGVVEIVSLAREAGHRTKIAVRATEPGVNAKGACIGELGQRVRAVTAELNNEKIDIVDYSPDLATFVSSALSPAKVTSAFIIDENLKAVRALVPDYQLSLAIGKEGQNARLAAKLTGAKIDIQPDSILDRD
- a CDS encoding DUF1206 domain-containing protein is translated as MTSPSRAAARVENSTTVRVLARVGLASIGILHILIGGLALAVAFGSGGNADQSGALQALVAVPGGLFAVWLIIVGLIALSLWQILVAVTAHGAGTRALEVIKCVVYAALAVVAVSIASGGGHDASSSERSLSGRLLGMPGGVFVLAIIGLAIVGTGVGFIRNGVTHRFERDLRLPPNQLAGVITVLGRVGYIAKGIALLLVGGLVVTGAITYDPSKAGGLDGSLKALTQVPYGVVLLVLIALGLIAYGAFWCIRAVGARL
- a CDS encoding cell wall-binding repeat-containing protein gives rise to the protein MSASDRDPSGGHAAGSRRTHSRLAVLAIGAIAAVALVPLGEAPPPASAATIAWTQFGNGPSHTGVNDAETQLVPSTVGSLSALFTATLPGVSDGQAVLQPAVATAGGTRDLLFVTTKDGWIVALDAATGASVWSHQNGPGSCRINNGSSTCFTTSSPAIDPSGAWVYSYGLDGKVHKYAIGTGTEVRSGGWPETTTAKPWDEKMSPALTIATVGGHSYLYASNGGYPGDRGDYQGHVTTIDLGTGAQRVFNTLCSNLTVHFAPAPATDCATVQSAVWARPSVVYDAGTNRVLFSTGNATFDGTHNWGDSVLAINPDGTGAGGGPVDSYTPTNQQQLDQQDLDLGSTAPQVVTAPSGSSVPHLAVQSGKDAKIRLLNTANLSGTGHAGALGGELQSIAVPQGGQVLTQPANWVDRATGTSWVLVANGNGIAGLKLQAGTGGKPALVPVWTSATGGTTPIVAGGVLYYLSKSGVRALDPTTGKQLWTDPAGASGLHWQSPIVANGRLYFPDGGGKLRAFALPAGAQTVTRLAGSDRHATSAAVSAASFPPGAPVAYVASGLQFADAVSGSPAAARAGGPMLLVTPTSVPASIQTELTRLHPGRIVVLGGTGAVSDGVLSALRGFTTGTVTRISGTDRYATSAAISRATSATGTVAYIASGDLFPDALSAGALAARTAGAPVLLVTASGIPAVVGTELARLKPASIVVVGGAGAVSDAVLASLKGYTAGTVTRLGGGDRYATSAAVATRFGAGPANAFVASGATFADALSSAAAAGAQGAPLLLTTPTAVPSTIGSALQRLAPRHITLVGGTGSVSDAVQSALAAYVR
- the infB gene encoding translation initiation factor IF-2 — encoded protein: MAAKPRVHEVASELGVDTKVALAKLKEMGEFVKGPSSSIEPPVVRKLRAALEAEGFTADKAGAKAEAPKSDAPRPGSPRPAAPGAPAAQSGSASPKPQAPMSVAERQAAAEKAAAEKAAAEKAAAETAASAAKPAESAKGDATKPAAPRPGGGSIPRPGAPRPGNNPYSSNQGMGQRPSTPRPGNNPFSSSQGMGQRPSPGNIPRPAPPRPGSPRIGAPGQGGNRPGQRQGGGGGRPGFQQRPGGAGGGGGFQRPGGAGTGGGFSGPRPGGGGGRGRGPGGGTAGAFGRGGGKSKARKSKRAKRQEFEMREAPSLGGVTVPRGNGETTVRLRRGSSISDFADKIDANPASLVTVLFHLGEMATATESLDEATFQILGEELGYKIQVVSPEDEDRELLEGFDIDLDAELEGESDEDLEIRPPVVTVMGHVDHGKTRLLDAIRNANVVAGEAGGITQHIGAYQVWTEHDGIERAITFIDTPGHEAFTAMRARGAQVTDIAILVVAADDGIMPQTIEALNHAQAANVPIVVAVNKIDKPEANPAKVRQQLTEFGLVAEEYGGDVMFVDVSARNNIGIDDLLDAVLLTADAGLDLRANPNKDARGVAIEAKLDKGRGAVATVLIQSGTLRVGDAIVAGTAYGRVRAMADENGDPVLEAAPSRPVQVQGLSSVPRAGDTFIVTEEDRTARQIAEKREAAERNAQLAKARKRISLEDFTRALEEGKVEALNLIIKGDVSGAVEALEESLMKIEVDESVSLRILHRGVGAITESDIDLATIDNAIVIGFNVRPDVKARERAAREGVDVRFYSVIYNAIEDIENSLKGMLKPEFEEVQSGVAEIREVFRSSKFGNIAGVIVRSGTITRNAKARVIRDGVVVGDNLAIESLRRFKDDVTEVRTDFEAGIGLGKYNDIQIGDEIETTELREKPRV